Proteins from one Alphaproteobacteria bacterium genomic window:
- a CDS encoding OmpA family protein translates to MTRGFQGRSLASLCCKKAAVALASGLGALVAAGSQHGVLAQRTVFVDQHAQADVIVDLSAIDQAIKNQNAPGNKAASAGAATAGPSVTLTPPKMSAAATPSGEAPIVLRPPGQNPEGKSAVANASSENGATPAKGAAPDFASLIPVKPTTQKTTPQSPSVAAASTASPPSSSVASGAQSSAAGSKGTAVPSATAGQQPALPASASPQAPPSPSPPLTADQTPPPPAASEPATQVAVGGATASPSKPGGNGQSFVEPALSISFGAGGSELPYSARGDLDKIIDTLKQSSAARVQLLAYAAGTDEQASQVRRLSLDRALAVRKYLLDQGIASSRIDVKALGNKVEGGGSPDRVDLMVEEK, encoded by the coding sequence ATGACGCGTGGGTTCCAGGGGCGCTCGTTGGCGTCCCTTTGTTGCAAAAAGGCTGCCGTTGCGCTCGCCTCAGGCCTTGGCGCGCTCGTCGCTGCCGGCAGCCAACACGGGGTATTGGCGCAACGAACCGTCTTCGTGGATCAACATGCCCAAGCTGACGTCATCGTCGATCTCTCCGCAATCGATCAGGCCATCAAGAATCAGAACGCGCCGGGAAACAAAGCCGCAAGTGCCGGCGCCGCGACGGCGGGGCCATCGGTTACGCTGACCCCACCAAAAATGTCCGCGGCGGCGACGCCGTCTGGGGAAGCGCCGATCGTGCTTCGCCCACCAGGTCAGAATCCGGAGGGAAAGTCGGCTGTCGCAAACGCATCGAGCGAAAACGGTGCGACACCCGCCAAGGGTGCGGCGCCCGATTTCGCGTCATTGATTCCGGTCAAACCGACCACGCAAAAGACAACGCCCCAAAGTCCGTCTGTCGCCGCCGCCTCGACGGCGTCACCTCCCTCGTCGTCGGTGGCGAGCGGCGCGCAGTCATCGGCGGCAGGGAGTAAGGGTACCGCGGTTCCAAGCGCGACCGCCGGCCAGCAACCGGCGTTGCCGGCAAGCGCTTCCCCCCAAGCGCCGCCATCTCCATCACCGCCTCTTACGGCAGACCAGACCCCACCACCGCCGGCTGCGTCGGAACCGGCAACCCAGGTTGCAGTTGGCGGCGCGACCGCGTCTCCAAGCAAGCCAGGCGGCAACGGCCAATCATTTGTTGAGCCCGCCCTCAGCATTAGTTTTGGCGCTGGCGGCAGCGAACTTCCCTACAGCGCACGCGGCGATCTCGACAAGATCATCGACACGCTGAAGCAATCCAGCGCTGCGCGCGTTCAATTACTTGCATATGCGGCAGGCACCGACGAACAAGCGAGCCAGGTGCGGCGACTCTCGCTCGATCGTGCGTTGGCTGTGCGGAAATACCTGCTCGATCAGGGCATCGCATCGTCCCGGATCGATGTGAAGGCGCTTGGCAACAAGGTCGAAGGCGGGGGATCGCCAGACCGCGTCGATCTCATGGTCGAGGAAAAATAA
- the efp gene encoding elongation factor P: MKIQANTIRPGNIIEHNGKQWAVLKIQIISPGKGGAFIQVEMRDLRSGLKSNERWRTADTVEKLQVEEKECTFLYGDAETLTFMDSESFEQFAVNREIVGEPAAFLQDGMKVTVDLIEGTPASVTLPDKVTMTITEADPVVKGQTASSSYKPAMLENGVRVMVPPFVEAGTRVVVNTADASYVERAKD, from the coding sequence ATGAAAATCCAGGCCAATACCATACGCCCCGGCAACATCATCGAGCATAACGGCAAGCAGTGGGCGGTCTTGAAGATCCAAATCATTTCGCCTGGAAAGGGTGGCGCGTTTATTCAGGTGGAAATGCGCGATCTGCGCAGCGGACTCAAGAGCAATGAGCGCTGGCGCACCGCCGACACGGTCGAAAAGCTCCAGGTCGAGGAGAAGGAATGCACGTTTCTCTATGGCGACGCCGAGACCCTCACCTTCATGGATTCGGAATCCTTCGAGCAATTCGCCGTTAACCGGGAGATCGTGGGCGAGCCGGCTGCATTCCTCCAAGACGGCATGAAGGTGACGGTCGATTTGATCGAAGGCACCCCGGCCTCTGTAACGCTTCCCGACAAGGTCACGATGACGATCACGGAAGCGGACCCTGTCGTGAAGGGACAAACCGCCTCGTCCTCATACAAACCGGCGATGCTTGAGAATGGCGTGCGCGTCATGGTGCCGCCCTTCGTCGAGGCTGGGACACGCGTCGTCGTCAACACGGCCGACGCGAGTTATGTCGAGCGCGCCAAGGATTGA
- the tkt gene encoding transketolase, producing the protein MNDSAKVRSSSARHERMANAIRALAMDAVEKANSGHPGMPMGMADVATVLFSSFLKFDPSHPHWPDRDRFVLSAGHGSMLLYSLLHLTGYADVTLEELRNFRQLGSRAAGHPEYGLAEGIETTTGPLGQGLGNAVGMAIAERLLQARFGDGIVDHYTYVIAGDGCLMEGISHEAISLAGHLGLGKLIVLWDDNRVSIDGATDLAVSDDQLARFRACGWDVQAVDGHKAGEIYGALARARTTKTPSFIACRTIIARGAPTKAGTASAHGAALGAKEIEGARLSLGWPFPPFEIPPDVLADWRAVGQRGEADYRRWRQALDKLDAGKRTEFERIVAGKLPPDWRNTAGRAKREVAEKKPKLATRQSSKIALDHLTSAIPEIVGGSADLTGSNGTLAAGLSVVNRDNFAGRYIHYGVREHGMAAAMNGMALHKGVIPYGGTFLIFSDYCRPAIRLAAMMRQRVIYVMTHDSIGLGEDGPTHQPVEHLAALRAVPNLNVFRPADGVETIECWMLALESEHAPSILSLTRQSVSTVRTEHTDENLSARGAYILAPASLKRQVTLLATGSEVEIALAARAKLESGGTGAAVVSMPCWELFDRQPADYREEVLGKGTLRIAIEAGAGFGWERYLGPDGIFVGMHGFGASGPYPALYEHFKITAEAVLAAAKSRL; encoded by the coding sequence ATGAATGACAGTGCGAAAGTCCGATCGTCCTCGGCGCGTCACGAGCGTATGGCGAATGCCATCAGGGCGCTTGCCATGGATGCGGTCGAGAAAGCCAATTCAGGTCATCCCGGCATGCCGATGGGCATGGCCGATGTGGCGACCGTATTGTTTTCGAGCTTTCTCAAGTTCGACCCGAGCCATCCGCATTGGCCGGATCGCGATCGCTTCGTGCTCTCGGCTGGCCACGGTTCGATGCTCCTCTATTCTCTCCTTCACCTGACGGGCTATGCCGACGTCACGCTGGAAGAGCTGCGCAATTTCCGCCAACTCGGCAGCCGTGCCGCCGGCCATCCCGAATACGGACTTGCGGAGGGGATCGAAACGACGACCGGCCCGCTCGGTCAGGGGCTCGGAAACGCCGTCGGCATGGCGATCGCCGAGCGTCTCCTCCAAGCGCGCTTCGGCGACGGGATCGTCGATCATTACACCTATGTAATTGCCGGTGACGGCTGCCTCATGGAGGGGATTAGCCACGAGGCGATTTCGCTCGCTGGCCATCTCGGGCTCGGCAAACTCATCGTGCTGTGGGATGACAACAGGGTTTCGATCGACGGTGCGACCGACCTTGCCGTCTCCGACGATCAGCTCGCGCGCTTTCGCGCGTGCGGTTGGGACGTTCAGGCGGTCGACGGCCACAAAGCGGGCGAGATTTACGGGGCACTTGCCCGCGCGCGCACGACGAAGACACCCTCCTTTATCGCGTGTCGCACGATTATCGCTCGCGGCGCTCCGACCAAGGCAGGGACGGCGAGCGCTCACGGCGCTGCCCTCGGCGCCAAGGAAATCGAAGGTGCGCGGCTATCGCTCGGATGGCCTTTCCCGCCTTTCGAAATTCCACCGGACGTGCTGGCAGACTGGCGCGCGGTTGGCCAGCGGGGTGAGGCCGATTACCGACGTTGGCGTCAAGCGCTCGACAAACTCGATGCCGGCAAACGCACCGAATTCGAGCGTATCGTTGCGGGCAAGCTACCGCCCGACTGGCGGAATACCGCAGGCCGGGCCAAGCGGGAGGTGGCCGAAAAAAAGCCCAAACTCGCGACCAGGCAATCCTCGAAGATCGCCCTCGACCATCTGACTTCCGCGATCCCGGAGATCGTCGGGGGATCGGCCGACCTTACCGGCTCGAACGGAACGCTGGCGGCCGGGCTTTCGGTCGTAAATCGGGACAATTTCGCGGGACGCTACATCCATTACGGCGTGCGCGAACATGGCATGGCCGCCGCGATGAACGGTATGGCGCTCCATAAGGGTGTCATTCCCTATGGCGGCACGTTCCTGATTTTCTCCGATTATTGCCGTCCGGCAATCCGCCTGGCGGCGATGATGCGTCAGCGCGTCATCTATGTGATGACGCACGATTCAATCGGCCTCGGCGAAGATGGCCCCACCCACCAGCCCGTCGAACATCTCGCCGCCTTGCGCGCGGTGCCGAACCTCAATGTTTTCCGCCCGGCTGACGGTGTGGAAACGATCGAATGCTGGATGCTGGCGCTTGAAAGCGAGCACGCACCGTCAATCCTCTCGCTCACGCGCCAGTCGGTGTCCACGGTTCGGACCGAGCATACGGACGAGAACCTTTCCGCTCGAGGTGCCTATATCCTTGCGCCAGCTAGCCTAAAGCGGCAGGTGACGCTGCTGGCGACGGGCTCGGAGGTCGAGATCGCACTTGCCGCACGCGCGAAGCTCGAATCCGGCGGGACCGGCGCGGCCGTCGTCTCGATGCCGTGCTGGGAGTTGTTCGATAGGCAGCCGGCGGATTATCGCGAGGAGGTGCTCGGCAAGGGAACGCTTCGCATTGCGATCGAGGCCGGTGCTGGATTCGGCTGGGAGCGTTATCTCGGGCCGGACGGCATATTCGTCGGCATGCACGGATTCGGCGCCTCGGGTCCCTATCCCGCACTTTACGAGCATTTCAAGATCACCGCCGAAGCGGTTCTTGCCGCCGCGAAATCCAGGCTTTAA
- a CDS encoding TIGR00282 family metallophosphoesterase — protein sequence MKILVCGDVVGRSGRNVVCDKIPALRKALDLDFVVVNGENAAGGFGITGEICQSFYAAGVDCITTGNHVWDQRETLSYIVRDPKLLRPHNFPSGTPGRGVGVFESKRGKRVVVLHAMARLFMDALDCPFVCLDQQLAVHKLGRNADLILVDIHGEATSEKAAVGHFCDARVSAVVGTHSHIPTADAQILAGGTAYQTDLGMCGDYDSVIGMKKDAAVARFVTKLRSERLNAADGEATLCAAYIETDERTGLACHVAPLRLGGRLQPHWPLPAPSGGLKIPKLA from the coding sequence ATGAAGATTCTTGTTTGCGGCGACGTGGTGGGCAGGTCCGGACGCAATGTCGTTTGCGACAAAATCCCGGCACTTCGCAAGGCTCTCGACCTCGACTTCGTCGTTGTTAATGGCGAAAACGCAGCCGGCGGCTTCGGGATTACTGGCGAGATTTGCCAGTCGTTCTATGCGGCCGGCGTCGATTGCATCACGACGGGCAATCACGTTTGGGACCAGCGCGAGACGCTGAGCTACATCGTGCGCGATCCGAAACTCCTTCGTCCGCATAATTTCCCGAGCGGGACGCCGGGGCGCGGCGTGGGCGTTTTCGAGTCGAAGCGCGGCAAGCGCGTCGTGGTGCTCCACGCCATGGCGCGGCTTTTCATGGATGCGCTCGATTGTCCGTTCGTCTGCCTCGATCAGCAGCTTGCCGTTCATAAGCTTGGCAGGAATGCGGACCTCATCCTGGTCGATATCCACGGCGAGGCGACGAGCGAGAAGGCGGCCGTCGGACATTTTTGCGACGCTCGCGTTTCTGCCGTCGTCGGCACCCACTCTCATATTCCGACGGCGGACGCGCAAATTCTTGCCGGCGGCACGGCCTACCAGACCGATCTGGGCATGTGCGGCGACTACGATTCAGTGATTGGCATGAAGAAGGATGCGGCGGTCGCGCGCTTCGTCACAAAGCTGCGAAGCGAACGCCTCAATGCCGCGGACGGCGAGGCCACGCTCTGTGCTGCCTACATCGAAACCGACGAACGGACCGGTCTTGCCTGCCATGTCGCACCCCTGCGCCTCGGCGGTCGGCTCCAGCCCCACTGGCCGCTTCCCGCACCCTCGGGGGGGCTCAAGATCCCGAAGCTCGCTTGA
- a CDS encoding cell division protein ZapA encodes MGQVNVTINGRAYQVACDDGQEQHLTALAAYVDRRVGELTAAMGQIGDARLLVMASLLIADELADAQAAGAPGKAQPEAFADSGETVLANGIEALARRIEDIAARLEAA; translated from the coding sequence ATGGGTCAAGTCAACGTAACCATCAACGGGCGGGCCTACCAGGTGGCTTGCGACGACGGTCAGGAGCAACACCTCACCGCGCTGGCGGCGTATGTCGATCGGCGCGTAGGCGAATTGACCGCAGCGATGGGCCAGATCGGCGACGCGCGACTTCTTGTGATGGCGAGCCTTCTGATCGCCGACGAGCTCGCAGACGCCCAGGCCGCAGGTGCGCCGGGAAAAGCGCAACCCGAAGCCTTCGCGGACAGCGGCGAAACGGTCCTTGCAAACGGCATCGAAGCGCTCGCGCGGCGCATCGAGGACATTGCGGCACGCCTTGAGGCCGCCTAG
- the epmA gene encoding EF-P lysine aminoacylase EpmA, with amino-acid sequence MSDKTWWNRDALAARLPALTMRAQVLAAIRAHFACEGFIEVETPYLQVSPGMEPHIMALATELTEPLHGGVRRLYLHTSPEFAMKKLLVGGVERLFQLARVWRDGERSPIHHPEFTMLEWYRARAGYDVLMADCENLLRAAATAANVTTLVHGERRCDPFAPFRRLTVAEAFGEYCAIDILATAPNPAVPDPGLLAAEARRIGLFVSERDSWEDIFFRVMLDRIEPRLGDGVPTILCEYPISMAALSRPSPRDGHVAERFELYACGLELANAFGELVEAREQRRRFEADMALKETIYGIRYPIDEDFLAALETGMPESAGIALGVDRLVMLLAGAERIEEVLWAPV; translated from the coding sequence ATGTCCGACAAAACGTGGTGGAATCGAGATGCGCTTGCCGCCCGCCTGCCCGCGCTGACAATGCGCGCGCAAGTCCTCGCCGCGATCCGCGCTCATTTCGCGTGCGAGGGTTTCATCGAGGTTGAAACGCCATACCTCCAGGTTAGTCCGGGGATGGAACCCCACATCATGGCGCTAGCGACCGAATTGACCGAGCCACTGCACGGTGGCGTGCGTCGGCTCTATCTGCACACGTCCCCGGAATTCGCGATGAAGAAGCTGCTCGTCGGCGGTGTGGAGCGGCTCTTCCAGCTGGCGCGCGTATGGCGCGATGGGGAACGCTCGCCTATCCACCATCCAGAGTTCACCATGCTCGAATGGTATCGCGCCCGCGCAGGCTATGACGTGCTGATGGCCGACTGCGAAAACCTTCTGCGCGCGGCGGCGACCGCAGCCAATGTTACGACCCTTGTGCACGGCGAGCGGCGCTGCGATCCGTTCGCCCCCTTCCGCCGCCTGACGGTCGCAGAGGCATTCGGGGAATATTGTGCGATCGATATACTAGCGACTGCACCCAATCCCGCCGTCCCAGACCCAGGACTGCTGGCGGCCGAGGCGCGGCGCATCGGGCTTTTCGTCAGCGAGCGTGACAGTTGGGAAGATATCTTCTTCCGCGTCATGCTCGACCGAATTGAACCTCGTCTGGGCGATGGCGTGCCGACGATCCTTTGCGAATACCCGATCTCGATGGCAGCACTCTCGCGGCCCAGTCCGCGCGATGGCCATGTGGCCGAACGCTTCGAGCTCTATGCTTGCGGACTCGAGCTGGCAAACGCATTCGGCGAACTCGTCGAGGCGCGCGAGCAGCGCCGCCGCTTCGAAGCGGACATGGCGCTCAAAGAAACGATCTATGGCATCCGCTATCCTATCGACGAGGATTTCCTCGCGGCGCTCGAAACCGGAATGCCCGAAAGTGCCGGCATCGCGCTCGGCGTCGACCGGCTCGTCATGCTCCTTGCCGGCGCCGAACGGATCGAGGAGGTGCTGTGGGCGCCGGTCTAG
- the gap gene encoding type I glyceraldehyde-3-phosphate dehydrogenase produces MAVRVAINGFGRIGRHVLRAAFEAERKDIKFVAINDLGSIDMNARMLKHDSVHGPFPGKIKVTETGIDLGHGVIQVIAERDPANLPWKELDIDVVLECTGIFTSKETAQKHIEAGARRVLISAPASGVDLTVVYGVNDDKLNDTHKIVSNASCTTNCLAPVAAALHHAFGIETGYMTTVHAYTGDQRLVDTLHKDPRRARAAALSMIPTTTGAAKAVGLVIPELKGKLDGTAIRVPTPNVSMIDFKFVPKKPATVEAVNEAMIEAAKSNRLQGILETTDEELVSTDFNHNPASSTFDLTQTQVIDGKLVRVLAWYDNEWGFANRMADVAVLMGKLK; encoded by the coding sequence ATGGCGGTTCGAGTTGCGATCAATGGGTTCGGGCGGATCGGCCGGCACGTGCTGCGCGCTGCGTTCGAGGCCGAGCGCAAGGACATAAAGTTCGTCGCGATCAACGATCTTGGCTCGATCGACATGAATGCGCGCATGCTCAAGCACGACTCCGTGCACGGACCGTTCCCCGGCAAGATCAAGGTGACCGAGACCGGCATCGACCTTGGCCATGGGGTCATCCAGGTCATTGCTGAACGCGACCCCGCCAACCTGCCCTGGAAGGAACTTGACATCGACGTGGTGCTCGAATGCACCGGCATCTTCACCTCGAAGGAGACCGCTCAAAAGCACATCGAGGCGGGGGCGCGGAGGGTTCTTATTTCGGCACCCGCGAGTGGTGTCGATTTGACGGTCGTCTACGGCGTCAACGACGACAAACTGAACGACACGCATAAGATCGTCTCGAACGCCTCCTGCACGACCAACTGCCTCGCACCCGTCGCGGCGGCTTTGCACCACGCCTTCGGTATCGAGACCGGGTATATGACGACCGTGCACGCCTACACGGGCGATCAGCGATTGGTCGACACGCTCCACAAAGACCCCCGGCGCGCCCGCGCCGCGGCGCTCTCGATGATCCCGACGACGACGGGAGCCGCGAAGGCGGTTGGCCTCGTGATCCCCGAGCTCAAGGGCAAGCTCGACGGTACGGCGATTCGCGTACCGACCCCGAATGTCTCGATGATCGACTTCAAGTTCGTCCCGAAAAAGCCTGCAACAGTCGAAGCGGTCAACGAAGCGATGATCGAGGCCGCGAAGAGCAACCGGCTCCAGGGTATCCTCGAGACGACCGACGAGGAGCTCGTCTCGACCGACTTCAACCACAATCCGGCGAGCTCGACCTTCGACCTCACACAAACGCAGGTGATCGACGGAAAGCTCGTGCGCGTGCTCGCTTGGTACGACAATGAATGGGGCTTCGCCAACCGCATGGCCGACGTGGCCGTGCTGATGGGCAAGCTCAAGTAG
- a CDS encoding class I fructose-bisphosphate aldolase encodes MKITPRVRRILDNYESDNPGTKANLARILLHGKLGGSGRLVILPVDQGFEHGPARSFAPNPPAYDPHYHFQLAIDAGLSAYAAPLGMIEAGAVTFAGQIPMILKVNSANSLARAKESADQAVTGSVDDALRLGCSAIGLTIYPGSDAAYSMIEEARALAHEAKRKGLAVVIWSYPRGGNLSKPGETAVDICAYAAHMAALLGAHIIKVKPPSDHLELDAAKKVYEGQKIDVGTLAARIKHVVQACFDGRRLVVFSGGEAKDEAGILNEVKAVRDGGGTGSIIGRNTFQRPREKALELLDTIIGIYKGKD; translated from the coding sequence ATGAAGATCACGCCGCGTGTCAGACGCATTCTTGACAATTACGAGAGTGACAATCCCGGGACGAAGGCGAACCTGGCTCGCATTCTCTTGCATGGAAAGCTTGGCGGCAGCGGCCGATTGGTTATCCTCCCGGTCGATCAGGGATTCGAGCACGGGCCCGCGCGCAGCTTTGCACCTAATCCGCCTGCCTACGACCCCCATTATCATTTCCAACTTGCGATCGACGCCGGGCTATCGGCTTACGCGGCCCCGCTCGGCATGATCGAGGCGGGTGCCGTAACCTTTGCCGGCCAGATCCCGATGATCCTGAAAGTCAACAGTGCCAATTCCCTGGCGCGCGCGAAGGAGAGTGCGGATCAGGCGGTGACCGGTTCGGTCGACGATGCGCTTCGTCTCGGCTGCTCGGCGATCGGGCTCACAATCTATCCCGGGTCGGACGCCGCTTACTCGATGATCGAGGAGGCCCGCGCCCTTGCACACGAAGCCAAACGCAAGGGACTTGCCGTCGTGATCTGGTCCTATCCGCGCGGCGGCAATCTATCGAAACCGGGCGAGACTGCGGTCGACATTTGCGCCTATGCCGCGCACATGGCCGCACTTTTGGGTGCGCACATCATCAAGGTGAAGCCGCCCTCGGATCACCTCGAACTCGACGCCGCGAAGAAGGTCTACGAGGGGCAAAAGATCGACGTCGGCACCCTTGCGGCTCGCATCAAGCACGTGGTCCAAGCTTGCTTCGACGGTCGCCGCCTCGTCGTCTTTTCCGGCGGGGAGGCGAAGGACGAAGCCGGCATCCTGAACGAAGTGAAGGCGGTCCGCGATGGCGGGGGTACTGGCTCGATCATCGGCCGCAACACCTTCCAGCGTCCGCGAGAGAAAGCGCTCGAGCTGCTCGACACGATTATCGGCATCTACAAGGGTAAAGACTGA
- a CDS encoding inositol monophosphatase family protein produces MAIRSATINIMERAARKAARGLVRDFGEVEQLQVSKKGPSDFVSTADFKAEQILRTELKKSRPEFGLLMEESGEERGDGRHRFIVDPLDGTANFLHGIPHFAISIGLERDGEIVAGVILEPIKDELYWTEKGVGAYVNDHRLRVSARDKLPECLIGTGIPFHGYGEHDAFFSTFAAVMPEVAGIRRMGTASLDLAYIAAGRFDGFWEFGLKPWDIAAGVLLVREAGGYVSEIDGGTSVFKSGNVLATNDKLHKPLGDILRKAHGSIRRPKSA; encoded by the coding sequence ATGGCCATCAGATCTGCGACCATCAACATTATGGAGCGGGCGGCGCGGAAGGCAGCGCGCGGGCTCGTGCGCGACTTCGGCGAGGTCGAGCAGCTTCAGGTCTCGAAAAAGGGACCGTCCGACTTCGTATCGACTGCGGATTTCAAGGCCGAGCAAATCTTGCGCACCGAACTCAAGAAGTCGCGTCCGGAGTTTGGACTTCTGATGGAGGAGTCGGGCGAAGAACGCGGCGATGGGCGGCATCGATTCATTGTCGACCCACTCGATGGCACCGCCAATTTCCTGCACGGGATTCCGCACTTTGCAATTTCAATCGGGCTCGAGCGCGATGGCGAGATCGTTGCGGGCGTCATCCTCGAGCCGATCAAGGACGAGCTTTACTGGACGGAAAAGGGTGTGGGCGCCTATGTGAACGATCATCGACTGCGGGTCTCGGCGCGGGACAAGCTGCCTGAGTGCCTGATCGGAACGGGCATCCCATTTCACGGTTATGGCGAACATGACGCCTTCTTCAGCACGTTCGCCGCCGTGATGCCTGAAGTCGCCGGCATCCGTCGGATGGGAACGGCATCGCTCGATCTCGCCTATATCGCAGCCGGCCGCTTCGATGGCTTCTGGGAATTCGGACTCAAGCCCTGGGATATTGCCGCGGGCGTCCTCTTGGTGCGCGAGGCCGGCGGCTATGTCAGCGAAATCGACGGTGGAACGAGCGTGTTTAAGAGTGGAAACGTCCTCGCCACCAACGACAAGCTCCACAAGCCGCTCGGCGACATTCTGCGCAAGGCCCACGGTTCGATTCGAAGGCCGAAAAGCGCATAA
- a CDS encoding 5-formyltetrahydrofolate cyclo-ligase, which yields MTVVDEKKAAREAAILVRDRTHAILHDTAPAGVAANFAKSVRLAEGTIVSGYWPGRSELDIRPLMEALHARGHAIALPIVMGRGQPLVFRAWRPGMALEEKKFGLREPGADAAMLTPRALLVPFLAFDEEGYRIGYGAGYYDMTLAELRSRLRVLAIGVGYSAQRVDRLPRDGHDQRLDWVVTEAGAVQFGD from the coding sequence ATGACGGTCGTCGACGAAAAGAAGGCAGCCCGTGAGGCGGCAATCCTTGTCCGCGACCGTACCCATGCGATTCTTCACGACACCGCGCCCGCAGGCGTGGCCGCAAATTTCGCGAAGTCGGTCAGGCTCGCGGAGGGGACGATCGTTTCGGGTTATTGGCCGGGGCGCAGTGAACTCGACATCCGCCCTCTCATGGAAGCGCTTCACGCGCGAGGGCATGCAATAGCACTCCCGATCGTTATGGGGCGTGGCCAACCGCTCGTCTTCAGAGCGTGGCGCCCCGGGATGGCCCTCGAGGAGAAGAAATTCGGCCTTCGCGAGCCCGGCGCGGACGCGGCGATGCTTACGCCACGCGCGCTGCTGGTTCCCTTTCTCGCTTTTGACGAAGAAGGGTACCGGATCGGGTATGGTGCTGGTTATTACGATATGACGCTTGCCGAGTTGCGCTCGCGCTTAAGGGTCCTGGCGATCGGGGTCGGCTATTCGGCCCAGCGTGTGGATCGGTTGCCGCGCGACGGTCACGATCAGCGGCTGGATTGGGTGGTGACGGAGGCGGGTGCCGTGCAGTTTGGCGACTAA
- the thiE gene encoding thiamine phosphate synthase: MNTPPPCRLYLITPPAFEPRAFARDLAVVLDAGDVACLQLRLKDAQDHEILRAAEIVMPICARRDVAFIVNDRPDLAKKASADGVHVGQDDASYQDARLTLGPDKIVGVTCHDSRHLAMEAADAGADYVAFGAFFPTSTKKAESTADPEILRWWSDIMTVPCVAIGGITVENCAPLVEAGADFLAVVNGVWRYPHGPARAVKDFNAAIERARM; encoded by the coding sequence CTGAACACGCCCCCACCGTGCCGGCTCTATTTGATCACGCCGCCCGCCTTTGAGCCGCGTGCGTTTGCGCGCGATCTAGCGGTGGTACTCGACGCTGGCGACGTGGCGTGCCTGCAGCTTCGCCTCAAGGACGCCCAGGACCATGAAATTCTGCGGGCGGCCGAGATCGTGATGCCGATTTGTGCGCGCCGCGATGTTGCTTTCATCGTGAATGACCGGCCCGACCTCGCCAAGAAGGCGAGCGCTGACGGCGTCCATGTCGGACAGGACGACGCCTCCTACCAAGACGCTCGGCTAACACTCGGCCCCGACAAAATCGTCGGCGTTACTTGCCACGACTCGCGCCATCTTGCCATGGAAGCGGCCGATGCAGGTGCGGACTATGTCGCCTTCGGCGCCTTTTTCCCGACCTCGACCAAGAAGGCCGAGTCCACGGCCGATCCCGAAATACTGCGCTGGTGGAGCGATATCATGACCGTTCCATGCGTCGCAATCGGCGGCATCACGGTTGAAAATTGCGCCCCGCTCGTCGAAGCGGGCGCCGATTTCCTTGCCGTCGTTAATGGTGTTTGGCGCTATCCCCATGGACCCGCCCGGGCGGTCAAGGATTTCAACGCCGCGATCGAGCGAGCTCGGATGTGA